In one window of Temnothorax longispinosus isolate EJ_2023e chromosome 9, Tlon_JGU_v1, whole genome shotgun sequence DNA:
- the Uba1 gene encoding ubiquitin-like modifier-activating enzyme 1: MSSAEVAESSVDPPAKKRRVGAASTTGGADDELTTTNVAEMDVDMAKNGSTSTGGGSGSGSAGGGRTPAEIDEGLYSRQLYVLGHDAMRRMASSDVLVSGLGGLGVEIAKNIILGGVKSVTLHDHAVCKLADLGSQFYLTELDVGKNRAAACCQRLSELNNYVPTRHYSGPLTEAYIQQFKVVVLTETPLAEQLRISQITRANDIALILADTRGLFSQVFCDFGESFTVVDTNGEPPVSAMVASISRDSEGVVTCLDDTRHGMEDGDYVTFSEVQGMTELNGCEPMKIKVLGPYTFSIDDTSRFSEYVRSGIVTQVKMPKILHFAPLQTALKKPEFLVTDFGKFDYPEQLHLAFLALHQYMADRGTLPRSWNQSDADEFIAIAEQVKDSYGFDIEINGELLRTFAKVSAGDLNPMNATIGGIVAQEVMKACSGKFHPIYQWLYFDAIECLPVDRSELTEEDCCPTGSRYDSQVAVFGKKFQSKIGNLKYFVVGAGAIGCELLKNFAMIGVGAENGCVTVTDMDLIEKSNLNRQFLFRPSDVQQSKSSTAARVIKGMNPDMKVVAHENRVCPETEKIYNDDFFEVLDGVANALDNVNARIYMDRRCVYYRKPLLESGTLGTKGNTQVVVPFLTESYSSSQDPPEKSIPICTLKNFPNAIEHTLQWARDNFEGLFRQSAENAAQYISDPQFVDRTLKLPGVQPLEVLESVKTALVDERPNNFADCAAWARCHWQEQYSNQIRQLLFNFPPDQVTSSGQPFWSGPKRCPDPLNFDVNDPLHMDYIVAAANLKAKVYGIPTNRDREEIARLVANIKVPEFTPKSGVKIAETDSQVQVSNGSGNIDHERLSQLQEELPKMEELNGLAIHPQEFEKDDDTNFHIDFIVAASNLRATNYKISPADRHKSKLIAGKIIPAIATTTSVVAGLVCLELYKLTRGVRDLSLYKNGFVNLALPFFGFSEPIAAPKLKYYDIEWTLWDRFEVKGELTLKEFLDYFKERHNLEVTMLSQGICMLYSFFMAKPKCQERMGLLMSEVVKKVSKKKLEPHVRALVFELCCNDEDGNDVEVPYVRYTLP, translated from the exons ATGTCTAGTGCTGAGGTGGCGGAGAGCTCCGTTGATCCCCCAGCCAAGAAGCGACGCGTTGGTGCTGCCAGCACGACGGGAGGAGCCGACGACGAGCTGACGACGACGAACGTGGCGGAGATGGACGTAGACATGGCGAAGAACGGCTCCACGAGCACCGGCGGTGGTAGCGGTAGCGGTAGCGCCGGCGGTGGACGGACGCCCGCCGAGATCGATGAGGGTCTCTACTCGCGGCAGCTCTACGTCCTCGGACACGACGCCATGCGGCGCATGGCGTCCTCGGACGTGCTCGTCTCCGGCCTCGGCGGCCTCGGCGTCGAGATCGCCAAGAATATCATCCTCGGCGGCGTCAAGTCCGTCACCCTGCACGATCACGCCGTATGCAAACTGGCCGATCTCGGCTCGCAGTTCTATCTCACCGAGCTGGACGTAG GTAAGAATCGTGCGGCGGCATGCTGTCAACGCCTGTCAGAGCTGAACAATTACGTGCCTACTCGTCACTACTCCGGTCCGCTAACCGAGGCATACATCCAACAATTCAAAGTCGTGGTACTGACAGAAACACCACTGGCCGAGCAGCTGCGCATCTCGCAGATCACTCGCGCCAACGACATCGCCCTGATACTCGCCGACACCCGCGGCCTCTTCTCGCAGGTGTTCTGCGACTTTGGCGAGTCGTTCACGGTAGTGGACACGAATGGCGAGCCGCCGGTGAGCGCGATGGTCGCCAGCATCTCCCGTGACAGCGAGGGCGTTGTCACATGCTTAGATGACACTCGCCATGGCATGGAGGACGGTGACTATGTGACTTTCTCCGAGGTGCAGGGCATGACCGAACTAAACGGGTGTGAGCCGATGAAGATCAAAGTGCTGGGGCCATATACTTTCAGCATTGACGACACTTCCAG GTTCTCCGAGTATGTGCGCAGTGGTATCGTGACCCAGGTAAAGATGCCCAAAATCTTGCACTTCGCGCCGTTACAAACAGCTTTGAAGAAACCCGAGTTTCTCGTCACGGACTTCGGCAAATTCGACTATCCGGAACAGCTACATCTGGCCTTCCTGGCGCTGCATCAGTACATGGCCGATAGAGGCACATTGCCGCGATCATGGAACCAGTCTGATGCCGACGAGTTTATCGCCATCGCTGAACAGGTCAAGGACAGCTATGGATTTGACATCGAGATTAACGGCGAATTGCTACGCACGTTCGCCAAGGTATCCGCCGGCGACTTGAATCCTATGAACGCCACGATCGGCGGGATTGTTGCCCAGGAGGTGATGAAAGCCTGCTCCGGCAAGTTCCACCCCATCTATCAATGGTTGTACTTCGACGCCATCGAATGCCTGCCCGTCGACCGTTCGGAGCTTACCGAGGAAGATTGCTGTCCTACGGGATCCCGTTACGATTCTCAG GTGGCTGTTTTCGGCAAGAAATTCCAGTCTAAGATCGGCAACTTGAAATACTTTGTGGTCGGTGCCGGTGCAATCGGTTGTGAATTATTGAAGAACTTTGCGATGATCGGCGTTGGCGCGGAGAACGGTTGTGTCACGGTGACGGACATGGACTTGATCGAGAAGTCCAACTTAAATCGACAGTTTCTATTCAGACCGTCGGACGTGCAGCAATCCAAGTCGTCGACGGCGGCCAGAGTCATCAAGGGCATGAACCCTGACATGAAAGTGGTTGCGCACGAGAATCGGGTATGCCCGGAAACAGAAAAGATCTACAACGACGATTTCTTCGAGGTGCTGGACGGTGTGGCGAACGCGCTCGATAATGTAAACGCTCGTATTTACATGGATCGTCGTTGCGTATATTATCGTAAACCCCTATTGGAATCCGGTACGCTCGGCACTAAGGGCAACACCCAGGTGGTGGTGCCGTTCCTCACTGAATCGTACAGTTCGTCGCAGGACCCGCCGGAGAAGAGCATTCCTATCTGTACGCTCAAGAACTTCCCCAACGCCATCGAGCATACTCTGCAATGGGCACGCGACAACTTCGAAGGCCTATTTCGCCAGTCGGCGGAGAACGCGGCGCAGTACATTTCCGATCCGCAGTTTGTCGATCGGACGCTCAAGCTGCCCGGTGTGCAGCCGCTCGAGGTGTTGGAGTCCGTCAAAACGGCGCTGGTCGACGAGAGACCGAACAACTTCGCCGATTGCGCGGCATGGGCCCGTTGCCACTGGCAGGAGCAATACAGCAATCAAATCCGCCAGCTGTTGTTCAACTTTCCACCGGATCAGGTGACCTCGAGCGGTCAGCCCTTCTGGTCCGGCCCGAAACGCTGCCCGGACCCATTAAACTTCGACGTTAATGATCCTCTGCATATGGATTACATCGTTGCCGCTGCCAATCTCAAGGCCAAAGTTTACGGAATACCCACAAATCGCGATAGAGAGGAGATCGCCAGGCTCGTTGCCAACATCAAAGTACCAGAATTCACACCCAAATCCGGCGTGAAGATCGCCGAAACGGACTCACAG GTGCAAGTGTCAAACGGCAGCGGTAACATCGACCACGAACGATTGTCGCAGCTGCAGGAAGAGCTGCCGAAGATGGAGGAACTGAACGGCCTGGCGATTCACCCACAGGAATTCGAAAAGGACGACGACACCAACTTCCACATAGACTTCATTGTCGCGGCGTCGAATTTGCGCGCTACCAACTACAAGATCTCGCCGGCGGATCGGCACAAGAGCAAGCTCATCGCCGGCAAGATAATCCCGGCGATCGCCACCACCACCTCCGTGGTAGCCGGTCTCGTCTGTCTGGAACTGTACAAGCTGACGCGCGGCGTGCGCGACTTGTCGCTATACAAGAACGGCTTTGTGAACCTGGCGCTACCGTTCTTCGGTTTCAGCGAACCGATCGCCGCCCCCAAGCTCAAGTACTACGACATCGAGTGGACATTGTGGGACCGTTTCGAAGTAAAGGGCGAATTGACGTTGAAGGAATTCCTCGACTACTTCAAAGAACGCCACAATCTGGAGGTGACAATGTTGTCGCAAGGTATCTGCATGCTGTACTCGTTCTTCATGGCGAAACCCAAGTGTCAGGAGCGCATGGGCCTGCTCATGTCGGAAGTGGTGAAGAAGGTGTCGAAGAAGAAGCTGGAGCCGCACGTGCGCGCCCTCGTGTTCGAGTTGTGCTGCAACGACGAGGACGGGAACGACGTCGAGGTGCCGTACGTGCGCTACACCCTACCCTGA
- the LOC139818771 gene encoding putative divalent cation/proton antiporter TMEM165 → MGAERLIYACSLILTFYLSAVVCEIEPRYDEKIQLSATSTKLPEFVSEKPQDRVGFLHAFIASLSVIVVSELGDKTFFIAAIMAMKHPRLTVFIGAISALALMTILSVVFGYAATIIPRAYTYYISTLLFALFGLKMLRDGYYMSPTEAQEELEEVQTDLRKREDEYEKETTSTLVQDPETGVIRKTTKSSALMLLSRIFLQAFTLTFLAEWGDRSQLTTIILAAREDVYGVVLGGVLGHSFCTGLAVLGGRIIAQRISVRTVTIIGGLVFLLFAVTALFVNPVENV, encoded by the exons ATGGGAGCTGAACGTTTAATTTATGCCTGTTCCCTGATTTTGACGTTCTATCTCTCGGCCGTCGTCTGCGAGATCGAGCCGCGTTACGATGAGAAAATTCAATTGTCCGCGACGTCGACG AAATTGCCGGAGTTTGTGTCTGAAAAGCCACAGGACAGGGTAGGCTTTCTCCATGCCTTCATAGCATCCTTGTCGGTGATCGTGGTATCGGAGTTAGGAGACAAAACGTTCTTCATCGCCGCTATTATGGCGATGAAGCATCCGAGATTGACTGTATTCATCGGAGCGATAAGCGCTCTCGCGCTGATGACTATTCTGTCAG TGGTGTTTGGATACGCCGCCACGATAATTCCTCGTGCGTATACATACTACATTTCCACTCTTCTCTTCGCTCTGTTtggattaaaaatgttacgagACGGGTACTACATGTCGCCGACGGAAGCACAAGAGGAGCTAGAGGAAGTACAGACTGAcctgagaaaaagagaggacgAG TATGAAAAGGAAACGACGAGTACCTTGGTTCAGGATCCCGAAACCGGAGTAATACGTAAGACCACTAAAAGTAGCGCGCTCATGCTGCTTTCTAGGATATTCCTTCAAGCATTCACCCTTACCTTTCTTGCGGAATGGGGCGATCGTTCTCAGTTAACGACCATTATCCTCGCGGCGAGAGAG GATGTTTACGGAGTTGTACTAGGTGGAGTATTGGGCCATTCGTTTTGTACGGGTCTAGCGGTTTTAGGAGGGCGTATAATAGCACAAAGAATATCAGTGAGAACAG TGACCATTATTGGAGGTTTGGTGTTCCTATTATTTGCTGTAACGGCGCTCTTCGTCAACCCCGTAGAAAACGTTTGA